Proteins from a single region of Catenulispora acidiphila DSM 44928:
- a CDS encoding ROK family glucokinase — MTLTIGVDIGGTKILAGVVDEKGKILDSVKVSTPENSDQTADAIAEAVRKVRADHEIGAVGLGAAGFIDADRATVLFAPNVSWVNEPLKNRIEERIGLPVVVENDANAAAWGEAKFGAAAGHDDVVVITVGTGIGGGLILGGSLYRGRFGIGGEPGHYRVVPDGRPCGCGNRGCFEQYASGNALVRAARERAAAAPGRAKELLALGDGTVEGIQGAHVTEAARGGDTIALAAFNEIADWLGQGMSDIAALLDPSAFVLAGGVSEAGDLLRAPAAEAYRRKLAGKGHRPYAQILTATLGPDAGLIGAADLARV, encoded by the coding sequence ATGACTCTCACCATCGGCGTAGACATCGGCGGCACGAAGATCCTGGCCGGCGTGGTCGACGAGAAGGGGAAGATCCTCGACTCGGTCAAGGTCTCCACTCCGGAGAACTCCGACCAGACTGCCGACGCCATCGCCGAGGCGGTGCGCAAGGTCCGCGCGGACCACGAGATCGGTGCCGTGGGCCTGGGCGCGGCCGGCTTCATCGACGCCGACCGGGCCACCGTGCTGTTCGCCCCGAACGTGTCCTGGGTCAACGAGCCCCTGAAGAACCGCATCGAGGAGCGCATCGGCCTGCCGGTGGTCGTGGAGAACGACGCCAACGCCGCGGCCTGGGGCGAGGCCAAGTTCGGCGCCGCGGCCGGCCACGACGACGTCGTGGTGATAACCGTCGGCACCGGCATCGGCGGCGGCCTGATTTTGGGCGGCTCGCTGTACCGCGGGCGCTTCGGCATCGGCGGCGAGCCCGGCCACTACCGCGTCGTCCCGGACGGCCGGCCCTGCGGCTGCGGCAACCGCGGCTGCTTCGAGCAGTACGCCTCCGGCAACGCCCTGGTGCGCGCCGCCCGCGAGCGCGCCGCCGCGGCGCCGGGCCGGGCCAAGGAGCTGCTCGCGCTCGGCGACGGCACCGTCGAGGGCATCCAGGGTGCGCACGTCACCGAGGCCGCCCGGGGCGGGGACACGATCGCTCTCGCGGCGTTCAACGAGATCGCCGACTGGCTGGGCCAGGGCATGTCGGACATCGCCGCGCTGCTGGACCCCAGCGCCTTCGTGCTGGCCGGCGGCGTCTCCGAGGCCGGCGACCTGCTGCGCGCCCCGGCCGCCGAGGCCTACCGGCGCAAGCTCGCCGGCAAGGGGCACCGTCCCTACGCGCAGATCCTGACCGCGACGCTGGGCCCGGACGCCGGGCTGATCGGCGCCGCGGACCTCGCTCGGGTCTGA
- a CDS encoding endonuclease/exonuclease/phosphatase family protein, giving the protein MEETVRILTYNVRSLRDDRAALARVVRSCAPDVVCVQESPRFFGWQRAARTMAASFGLSVVAGGANASGNLLLAGPNVEVDAAEVLYLEHKRGYHLRGMALAALRIGASRFTVASTHLSMNLEQRVHQAGEVLGHLDGFAERNQTTSRVLAGDFNSYPGSVEWGILTERLADAWMVSPMGDEFTSTGPNPYQRLDAVFVSRDVDVVRAGVPTDLIAKADEALASDHRPVLAVLRIG; this is encoded by the coding sequence ATGGAGGAGACAGTACGGATACTCACTTATAACGTGCGGTCCTTAAGAGACGACCGCGCAGCCCTGGCACGCGTTGTGCGCTCTTGTGCGCCGGATGTGGTGTGCGTCCAGGAGTCGCCCCGCTTCTTCGGCTGGCAGCGTGCCGCGCGGACGATGGCGGCGTCGTTCGGGCTCAGCGTGGTCGCCGGCGGCGCCAACGCCTCGGGCAACCTGTTGCTGGCCGGGCCGAACGTCGAGGTGGACGCCGCGGAGGTGCTCTACCTGGAGCACAAGCGGGGTTACCACCTGCGGGGTATGGCGCTCGCCGCGCTGCGGATCGGCGCCAGCCGGTTCACCGTCGCCTCCACGCACCTGAGCATGAATCTGGAACAGCGCGTCCACCAGGCCGGGGAGGTGCTGGGGCATCTCGACGGGTTCGCCGAGCGCAACCAGACCACGTCGCGGGTCCTGGCCGGGGACTTCAACAGCTACCCGGGCAGTGTGGAGTGGGGCATCCTCACCGAGCGGCTGGCCGACGCGTGGATGGTCTCGCCGATGGGAGACGAGTTCACCTCCACCGGACCGAATCCCTATCAGCGGTTGGACGCGGTGTTCGTCTCCAGGGACGTCGACGTCGTCCGCGCGGGCGTGCCGACGGACCTCATCGCCAAGGCCGACGAGGCGCTGGCCAGCGACCACCGGCCGGTGCTCGCGGTGCTGCGGATCGGGTGA
- a CDS encoding ArsA family ATPase yields MTRLLFLTGPGGAGTTTLAAATALSAASRGHRVLLLGVSDAGELAAVLGASGVSGDGNVLDIDDGLDEFDDDSADDGSTGDEAEAATEEAEARRAALANLTVRRFDPAAATETALVDLAKLLSGPLAVAGLSAPDATELGPVPGLPDILALREIATAVASAEWDTVVVDGPPLKAALAMLAWPETAAAALRRVRPIEGQAARALRPLLAGLVGLPAPFTMVTQWTDNAAAEIAAVRAALVHPGSVVRIVGSPSAAAQPLLQATPTLLALQGLRVDAETLADVPRADAEPLGVAGLQAFGAAVYGEADPGPGLADPPEPVMVAEGEDGGYRYEVPLPGVERDQLGLVRSGDELVVSVEVPGVAAQRRAFPLPAALRRCRIASARISEGVLRVGFQPDESLWPERFLTDHSEDTQNGDR; encoded by the coding sequence GTGACGCGACTGCTGTTCCTGACCGGTCCCGGCGGTGCGGGCACCACGACGCTGGCCGCGGCCACTGCGCTGAGCGCCGCGAGCAGAGGGCACCGCGTGCTGCTGCTCGGAGTCTCCGACGCCGGCGAGCTGGCCGCTGTGCTCGGCGCGTCCGGTGTATCGGGGGACGGCAACGTCCTGGATATCGACGACGGTCTGGACGAGTTCGACGACGACAGCGCTGACGACGGCAGCACTGGCGACGAAGCAGAAGCCGCCACCGAGGAAGCCGAAGCCCGCCGCGCGGCGCTGGCGAACCTCACCGTCCGCCGCTTCGACCCCGCGGCGGCTACCGAGACCGCGCTGGTCGACCTCGCCAAGCTGCTCAGCGGCCCGCTGGCGGTCGCCGGGCTCTCCGCGCCGGACGCCACCGAACTCGGGCCGGTCCCCGGCCTGCCCGACATCCTCGCGCTGCGCGAGATCGCGACCGCTGTCGCCTCGGCCGAGTGGGACACCGTCGTGGTCGACGGCCCGCCGCTGAAGGCCGCGCTGGCGATGCTGGCCTGGCCGGAGACCGCCGCCGCGGCGCTGCGCCGGGTGCGTCCGATCGAGGGCCAGGCGGCCCGCGCGCTGCGGCCGCTGCTGGCCGGGCTGGTCGGCCTGCCGGCGCCGTTCACCATGGTCACCCAGTGGACCGACAACGCCGCCGCCGAGATCGCCGCGGTGCGCGCCGCGCTGGTGCACCCCGGCAGCGTGGTGCGGATCGTCGGGTCGCCCTCGGCCGCCGCGCAGCCGCTGCTGCAGGCCACGCCGACGCTGCTCGCCCTGCAAGGGCTGCGCGTGGACGCCGAGACGTTGGCCGACGTGCCGCGCGCGGACGCCGAACCGCTCGGCGTCGCCGGGCTGCAAGCCTTCGGCGCGGCCGTCTACGGCGAGGCCGACCCCGGTCCCGGCCTGGCCGACCCGCCGGAGCCGGTGATGGTCGCCGAGGGCGAGGACGGCGGCTACCGCTACGAGGTGCCGCTGCCCGGCGTCGAGCGCGACCAGCTCGGTCTGGTCCGCTCCGGGGACGAGTTGGTGGTCAGTGTGGAAGTTCCAGGGGTCGCCGCCCAGCGGCGGGCCTTCCCGCTGCCCGCGGCGCTGCGCCGCTGCCGCATCGCATCGGCGCGGATCTCCGAGGGCGTGCTGCGCGTCGGCTTCCAGCCGGACGAGAGCCTGTGGCCCGAGCGGTTCTTGACGGACCATAGTGAAGACACACAAAACGGTGACCGGTGA
- a CDS encoding DUF5304 family protein — protein MSDSQENDIPFEDIPPHAAGADSAAAAPGAGGAGGNEGAEGGESAVQGDKGPEAGTADAGGTGRAAQASEERTPPGPGSTGPTGVREDLGTLADEARKLWSALEARVVAPAVQSYPEVARHLGAAGREVAAAVRSAVRGSEQSWRDSGAGGDKAGQQEQITVERVDRIDPSEQKNRD, from the coding sequence GTGAGCGATAGCCAGGAAAACGACATCCCCTTCGAGGACATCCCGCCGCACGCGGCCGGCGCCGACAGCGCCGCCGCCGCCCCCGGCGCGGGTGGCGCGGGTGGCAATGAGGGCGCCGAAGGCGGCGAGAGCGCAGTTCAGGGCGACAAGGGTCCCGAAGCGGGCACCGCGGACGCCGGCGGCACCGGACGCGCCGCGCAGGCTTCCGAGGAGCGGACACCGCCCGGTCCCGGCTCGACAGGGCCGACCGGCGTGCGCGAGGATCTCGGGACGCTCGCCGACGAGGCGCGCAAACTCTGGTCGGCCCTCGAGGCGCGCGTCGTGGCCCCGGCGGTCCAGTCGTACCCTGAGGTGGCGCGCCACCTCGGCGCCGCCGGCCGCGAGGTCGCGGCGGCCGTCCGGTCGGCGGTGCGCGGCTCCGAGCAGTCCTGGCGGGACTCCGGTGCGGGCGGGGACAAAGCAGGACAGCAGGAGCAGATCACCGTCGAACGGGTGGACCGGATCGATCCGTCCGAACAGAAGAACAGGGACTAA
- a CDS encoding SRPBCC family protein, translating to MSERTKSSIDIAAPPEAVLAVITDFEAYPEWAGEVKQARIEERDDAGRATRAWYRMDAGALRDEHTLAYEYPSDVEVRWSLVSSNMMRALDGSYVVEATESGSHVTYQLAVDVKLPMVGLLKRKVEKLIIDRALSGLKKRVEAISA from the coding sequence ATGTCCGAGCGCACCAAGTCCAGCATCGACATCGCGGCCCCGCCTGAGGCGGTGCTGGCGGTGATCACCGACTTCGAGGCCTACCCGGAATGGGCCGGGGAGGTGAAGCAGGCACGGATCGAAGAACGCGACGACGCCGGCCGCGCCACCCGGGCCTGGTACCGCATGGACGCCGGCGCGCTGCGCGACGAGCACACGCTGGCCTACGAATACCCTTCGGACGTTGAGGTCCGCTGGAGCCTGGTGTCCTCGAACATGATGCGCGCGCTGGACGGCTCCTACGTCGTCGAGGCGACCGAGTCCGGCAGCCACGTCACCTACCAGCTCGCGGTGGACGTCAAGCTGCCGATGGTCGGCCTGCTCAAGCGCAAGGTCGAAAAGCTGATCATCGACCGGGCGCTGTCCGGTCTGAAGAAGCGTGTCGAGGCGATCTCCGCGTGA